One genomic segment of uncultured Desulfobacter sp. includes these proteins:
- a CDS encoding CerR family C-terminal domain-containing protein, with product MAKKDNTSAPGTRERLLEAAIDVFGRHGFDSATTRMIAKAANVNIAAIPYYFGGKGGLYQAVIDYIVAQIKKETGGLLEHIGESTFTKETGRQQARELMQAVLERFINFIAGSEQGPRFARILLREQMFPSPAYDTLFEGFLKPLLNSLSTLIMAASGESDPRQATFRAMTLMGQVVIFRVARETIVRGLDLEGYSPEELEEIRGVIIANAMAITAKPSE from the coding sequence TTGGCAAAAAAAGATAACACCTCCGCACCCGGCACCAGAGAGCGTCTGCTTGAAGCCGCCATAGACGTATTCGGAAGGCATGGTTTTGATTCGGCCACCACCCGGATGATTGCCAAAGCAGCCAACGTGAACATTGCCGCTATCCCCTATTATTTCGGGGGCAAAGGCGGGCTTTACCAGGCCGTCATCGACTATATTGTTGCGCAGATCAAAAAGGAAACCGGAGGGCTGCTGGAACATATTGGCGAATCCACCTTCACCAAAGAGACCGGTCGGCAGCAGGCCCGGGAACTGATGCAAGCTGTCCTCGAACGATTTATTAATTTCATTGCAGGCTCAGAGCAAGGCCCGCGTTTCGCCAGAATCCTTCTGCGGGAACAGATGTTCCCAAGCCCTGCCTATGACACTCTATTTGAGGGGTTCTTGAAACCTTTACTCAATTCATTGTCCACCCTGATCATGGCGGCATCCGGCGAATCGGATCCCAGGCAGGCAACATTCAGGGCCATGACGCTCATGGGCCAGGTGGTGATTTTCCGGGTGGCCCGGGAGACCATTGTCCGGGGCCTTGACCTTGAAGGGTATTCCCCTGAAGAACTGGAAGAAATCCGTGGGGTGATTATAGCCAATGCCATGGCGATCACTGCAAAGCCAAGCGAATAG
- a CDS encoding efflux RND transporter periplasmic adaptor subunit, which produces MKKAFPVIILILAVAGAYMYWQNQNKKQDENTGIFKIYGTIDIRDASLAFTEQERIEAVLVEEGMRVKKGQVLAKLRTTKLDAAIKELKARIAAQQETVDKLEAGSRSQEIDQARAEVRAARARVANVSRTVKRLKATSQSGATSIQNYDDSRAQLKVEQAQLDAGRKALDLLIEGPRKEDIAAARNQLDALGASLDQLQVRLSDMTLTAPADGIIQSRILEQGELAGPSKPAFVLALFDPKWVRAYIPEPMLGKINLGMTAQIFTDSLPEQPLDGWVGFISPVAEFTPRAVATEDLRTQLVYETRVFVKDPKDILRLGTPVTVAINETQTQDRPTE; this is translated from the coding sequence ATGAAAAAAGCATTCCCTGTCATCATACTGATCCTTGCGGTAGCCGGTGCTTACATGTATTGGCAGAATCAGAACAAAAAACAGGATGAAAATACCGGTATCTTCAAAATTTACGGTACCATTGATATTCGCGATGCATCCCTTGCGTTCACAGAACAGGAACGGATTGAAGCCGTTCTGGTCGAAGAGGGCATGCGTGTGAAAAAAGGCCAAGTGCTGGCAAAACTGCGCACGACAAAACTCGATGCCGCCATCAAAGAGCTCAAGGCCCGGATTGCGGCCCAGCAGGAGACTGTGGACAAGCTGGAAGCGGGCAGCCGGTCCCAGGAGATCGACCAGGCCAGGGCCGAAGTGCGGGCAGCCAGGGCCCGGGTGGCAAATGTTTCCCGCACGGTAAAACGACTCAAGGCCACCTCCCAGTCCGGGGCCACCAGCATTCAGAACTATGATGACTCAAGAGCACAACTAAAGGTTGAACAAGCCCAACTGGATGCCGGCCGCAAAGCTTTGGATCTGCTCATCGAAGGTCCGCGCAAAGAGGATATCGCCGCGGCCCGCAACCAGCTCGATGCACTTGGGGCAAGCCTTGACCAGCTTCAGGTTCGCCTGTCCGATATGACCCTGACCGCCCCGGCCGACGGTATCATTCAGTCGAGAATTCTGGAACAGGGAGAACTTGCAGGGCCTTCCAAGCCCGCTTTTGTCCTGGCGCTTTTTGATCCCAAATGGGTGCGGGCATACATCCCCGAGCCCATGCTGGGAAAAATCAATCTGGGCATGACCGCCCAAATTTTCACGGATTCTTTACCCGAGCAGCCCCTGGACGGATGGGTGGGCTTTATTTCACCCGTGGCGGAATTCACCCCCCGGGCCGTGGCCACGGAAGATCTGCGCACCCAGCTGGTATACGAAACCCGGGTTTTTGTAAAAGATCCAAAGGATATTTTACGTCTGGGTACACCCGTAACCGTGGCCATTAATGAAAC